The Novibacillus thermophilus genome segment AGATTGTTCAAAACATGTGGAAAAACATCGTAAATTTCTTCAAGAACTTTGGCACGAACGCTCAAAACCTTGTTTCCAATATGGTCATGAGAGTTCTGAGCTTTTTTAGAAACTTATTCAATCAAGCGAGAAACATATTTACCAGTTTGAGGGCATCTGGAGTTTCTATTTGGAACTCCTTACGCGAAACTGTTTTAAACGTAGTCAGAGGTATATGGCAAGGCGTTACACAACGTTTTCGGAACATGTTATCCAGCGTTAGAAACACAATGAATAATGTCCGCAGTACTATTTCTAATATTTGGAATAGAGTGATGTCGTTTTTCCGCGGGATTAACTTGTATAAAGTCGGGAGAGACATTATTCAAGGGTTGATTCGAGGAATTGGATCAATGGCTGCTGCTGTATGGGAAAAAGCAAAAAGCATCGCTAGCGGGATAGGAGATACAATTAAAAAGGCTCTTGGTGTTTCATCTCCGTCCAAACTCGCTATTTGGATCATGGAAATGGTTGGGAAAGGGTTAGAAATTGGCGGCGATAGAGCTTTACCCGGCATCAGAAAAACCGCTCAAAAGATGGGACAAACCGCAACCCCCGTCCCAGAAATTCTTAAATTGCGTGGAATTAAACCGCCGTTGGGCAACTTGATGCCTACAGCGTCGTTTGCAACGGCTAGCGGTTCTGCAAGTGCCGGAAGTCCTATATTTTCTCGTGCAATAGATAATAAACAACCCGCTGTTATTCGACTAGTGTTGGGAAGACGCGAATTCGAAACATACGTGGATGATATCACGGAAGTGCAAGACAGAAAAAGCTATAGATTAGAGCGTTTCAGGAGATGATTCTATGATATTTAACGGAATTGACCTTTCCCCTTATTTGCGTATCAAAGAAATACATGGCAGAGGTATTTCACCGAGCGAACTTACGTTGATTGACGTTCCCGCTATGGATGGGGCTTATTATTCGCAGAAGAGACGTCCGCCACGAGTAATAGAAATTGAAGCTGATATCAGAGCGAGTAATCGAGAAGAGTTACGCACGAAATTAGATCAACTGAATGCGATTCTAGATGTCAATCAACCTGTTCCGATTATCTTTCCAGATGAGCCGGATATGATTTATTATGGCATACCTGAGTCGACAGGAGAAGGCAATGAGTATACGTTTTTGCATCAAGTGCAGCTTACGATTATCTGCCCTGATCCGTACAAATACAGCGACGAGGTTATTGTCGAATTCCCGTCTGATGTCGTCACGGTCACGAATGAAGGGACAGCAGAAGCCGATCCGGTGTTTGAACTTGAAGTATTGGAACCCGTGACATTCGCGATGATACAGAATCAAGACGAAGACTATATGATGATTGGACGACCCGTTAGCGCGGAAGAAATTGCTTTTGAGCGCGAAGAAAGAATTTTGCACGATGCGATGAACAGTACGGTCGGCTGGGTGGAAGGGGTGGATATAGATGGTGATATATCTGGGACTATGGTGTCTGCCGACGGAAAGTTTGTGGTCAGCGATTTTGGGGAACCGTCCGAAGCTAAATGGTACGGTCCGGCATTAAGACGCAGTTTACCTGAACTTTTACAAGACTTTCGCGTTGACATACTTGTAGAAAATTTTAATACAACCGAAGGTGTTGGACGTGTAGATGTTTATTTGCTTGATTCGAGTAATCGTACAGTAGCGAATATTAAGATGTCGGACGCGTGGCAAACAATAAAACGAAATAGAGCGAGAGGGTATTTGCAGAATCCTGAAAGAACTGAACAGTTGATTTATACACATGAAACAACATCACAAGCAACGGGAGAGCTTTGGAACGATTTTGACGGTATTTTTCGATTTCAGCGGATAGGAAATCTATGGATGTTATATGTTGGGAAAGTGCGCCCGGATGGAACACATCATGCCCGGAGAATTGTGAGGTACTCTGATACGCTCGAAGAATTTTCACAACCTATTGCGCAAGTGCAGATTCATATGGGGATATTTGATGATCATCCCCCAACTGATCTAGCGATCAAAGACTTGAAAGTATGGAAAATCAATGATCCCGCTGATGATCAAGTTCCATATATCGCGCATGAGGGAGATAGTATTGTGTTTGATCATACGAACGAAGATATTTTATTGAATGGAGAACCGCGAAAAGATTTAAAAGATTTTGGGGCGAAGTTTTTTAAATTAAAACGCGGGAACAACCAATTAATTGTTCATCCGGATTCATTTAATACGAAACTTCGATACCGTAAAAGATTTATATAGAGAAGGCGAGGTTGTAAAAATGTCACCATCGGAAACTGTTATACACATAACCGATCATCAAACTGATGTCATCCTCGACACGATCAGCGATTTTTGGGATGATACGCATCTAAAACAACTGAACGGCGTGGAGACGTTCGATTTTACCACGTTTTCCGATGAGTCGTACTCCGAACATCTCGCTGACCGAAATAGGATAGTTATCCCGGGTGAAGACGGTGAGTTTCTCGAATTTATTATTGAAGAAGTTATACAACACTCTGATCGAACAAAAGCGGTTTACGCAAGTGCAAGTTATTTAGAACTGAAAAAACAGAAAGTGATCGAACCGCAGACATTGAGCGGACAAACACCGCAATCCGCCGTTGATTTTGCCCTATCTAATACAGAGTGGCGGCCCGGGATTATTACTTTTACAAATATTCGAACGATACACATTGAAAATCACACAAACCCGTATAACTTGTTACGTAAAATTGCGAGTGAGTTTGACCTTGAATTGCGTTTCCGCGTAGAAATAGACCACTACCGGATTATCGGGCGTTATGTGGATTTAATTGAACAGGTTGGTGAATGGCGCGGGCGCGAAATAGTGTTTGGTAAAGATTTACTAGGGATAGAACGAAAAGAAAAAACCGATCAAGTTGTAACAGCGCTTATTGGACTTGGACCAGAGCGTGAGGACGGTACACGACTCGAGGTGTTCGTCGAAGACTTAGACGCGTTACAGCGCTGGGGTCGTGGGGGGCGGCATCTCATTGAAGTGTATGAACCGGAATCGACCGATCAAGATATGACAGAATCGCGGTTGCGGGAATTAACTGAAAACGAACTAGAAAAAAGAGTAAATGCAATTGTGGAATATGAAGTAAATATTTCAGATGTCGAGAATGTCCCGGAACTGGAAAACGAACAAATTCGATTCGGCGATACGATCAGAATCAAAGACGAGAAGTTCAGTCCGCCGTTATACCTTGAGGCGAGAGTTCACACGCAAGAGCGAAGCCTTAGGGACAGATCAAGAAAAAGGGTTGTTTTAGGCGATTTTACTGAATACACGGAAGAAGAAGTGCGAGCGATATGGAAACAATTGCGACA includes the following:
- a CDS encoding distal tail protein Dit, with product MIFNGIDLSPYLRIKEIHGRGISPSELTLIDVPAMDGAYYSQKRRPPRVIEIEADIRASNREELRTKLDQLNAILDVNQPVPIIFPDEPDMIYYGIPESTGEGNEYTFLHQVQLTIICPDPYKYSDEVIVEFPSDVVTVTNEGTAEADPVFELEVLEPVTFAMIQNQDEDYMMIGRPVSAEEIAFEREERILHDAMNSTVGWVEGVDIDGDISGTMVSADGKFVVSDFGEPSEAKWYGPALRRSLPELLQDFRVDILVENFNTTEGVGRVDVYLLDSSNRTVANIKMSDAWQTIKRNRARGYLQNPERTEQLIYTHETTSQATGELWNDFDGIFRFQRIGNLWMLYVGKVRPDGTHHARRIVRYSDTLEEFSQPIAQVQIHMGIFDDHPPTDLAIKDLKVWKINDPADDQVPYIAHEGDSIVFDHTNEDILLNGEPRKDLKDFGAKFFKLKRGNNQLIVHPDSFNTKLRYRKRFI